One Nocardia iowensis DNA window includes the following coding sequences:
- a CDS encoding LysE family translocator, whose amino-acid sequence MSVSLLLSFIGVCVLLSITPGPDSFLVLRFSLVDARPGIAAAIGSALGGILWAVVVAAGVAALLEQSATAYRVLKVVGGIYLVYLGVRALLDQRRQRRAAREAGDSDGLAHTGTGTRTSVRSAFTAGIVSCMFNPKVGLFYLAVLPQFLTEVTFVNTLALGAIESLIAAVEMVILALVASRAVALLRRPKIRERLEQASAAILATLGIGTAASAA is encoded by the coding sequence GTGTCGGTTTCCCTGCTGCTCAGCTTTATCGGGGTGTGCGTCCTGCTGTCGATCACGCCTGGGCCGGATTCGTTCCTGGTGCTGCGATTCTCGCTGGTGGACGCGCGACCGGGGATCGCCGCCGCGATCGGGTCGGCACTGGGCGGCATTCTGTGGGCGGTGGTGGTCGCGGCCGGTGTCGCGGCGCTGCTGGAGCAGTCGGCGACGGCTTACCGCGTGCTCAAGGTGGTGGGTGGAATCTACTTGGTGTACTTGGGTGTTCGCGCGCTGCTCGACCAACGGCGGCAGCGGCGGGCTGCGCGGGAAGCCGGCGACTCCGACGGCCTGGCGCACACCGGCACGGGCACCCGTACCTCGGTTCGCTCGGCGTTCACCGCGGGGATCGTCTCGTGCATGTTCAACCCGAAGGTCGGCCTGTTCTATCTCGCCGTGCTACCCCAGTTCCTCACCGAGGTCACCTTCGTCAACACCCTCGCGCTCGGCGCCATCGAATCGCTCATCGCCGCGGTAGAGATGGTGATCCTGGCCTTGGTCGCCTCCCGCGCGGTCGCGCTGCTGCGCCGCCCGAAGATCCGGGAACGGCTGGAACAGGCCAGCGCCGCCATCCTGGCCACCCTCGGCATCGGCA
- a CDS encoding aminotransferase class V-fold PLP-dependent enzyme: MTVVVDRNCAALARVSGDDLQVPLVQGGTTTYANFDYAASAPALAQVTDRVQQLLPFYASVHRGAGYASRISTECYEAARGSVSRFLDAADDQVVVFTRNTTDSLNLLASCVPGDTVVLDIEHHANFLPWTRHGRRVVQAGATVEETIGRLVAELCSKPAALLAVTGASNVTGEVLPLERLATIAHQCGARILVDAAQLAPHRRISLRDTGIDYVAFSGHKLYAPFGAGVLVGRRDWLDNAEPYLAGGGAVREVTTSGAEWAPAPQRHEGGSPNVLGAAALAAACDALCEIDADTLATHEHHLADRLRAGLAAIPGVRLLRIWTDAPDTVGIVAFTLDGFVPGHVAAYLSAEHGIGVRDGRFCAHPLLARLELDGALRASIGLGTTSADIDRLVQAVATLVHTGPTWNYASTNGLWNPTPETRPFTSQAPTGAAPCLVG, encoded by the coding sequence ATGACTGTTGTTGTGGATCGTAACTGTGCCGCTCTTGCTCGGGTGTCCGGCGATGACCTTCAGGTGCCGCTCGTCCAGGGCGGGACGACCACCTACGCAAACTTCGACTACGCCGCGAGCGCACCCGCATTGGCCCAGGTCACCGACCGGGTGCAGCAGTTGTTGCCGTTCTACGCGAGCGTGCACCGCGGCGCCGGCTATGCCTCGCGGATCTCCACCGAGTGCTACGAGGCTGCCCGTGGTTCGGTGAGCCGCTTCCTCGACGCGGCCGACGACCAGGTGGTGGTGTTCACTCGCAACACCACCGATTCGCTGAACCTGCTCGCCTCCTGCGTGCCGGGCGACACCGTGGTGCTCGACATCGAACATCACGCCAACTTCCTGCCATGGACCAGGCACGGCCGCCGGGTGGTCCAGGCCGGTGCCACCGTCGAGGAGACCATCGGCCGCTTGGTCGCCGAGTTGTGCAGCAAGCCCGCCGCGCTGCTGGCGGTGACCGGCGCGTCCAATGTCACCGGCGAGGTGTTGCCGTTGGAGCGCCTCGCTACCATCGCCCACCAGTGCGGGGCACGCATCCTGGTCGATGCCGCGCAGCTCGCGCCGCATCGGCGAATCAGCTTGCGCGACACGGGTATCGACTATGTCGCATTTTCCGGGCACAAGTTGTACGCGCCGTTCGGTGCCGGCGTGCTCGTCGGTCGCCGGGATTGGCTGGACAACGCGGAGCCGTACCTCGCCGGTGGCGGCGCGGTCCGCGAGGTCACCACCTCCGGCGCGGAGTGGGCGCCCGCACCGCAGCGGCACGAGGGCGGTTCGCCGAACGTGCTCGGGGCCGCCGCACTCGCCGCCGCCTGTGACGCGCTCTGTGAGATCGACGCCGACACCCTCGCCACTCACGAACATCACCTCGCCGACCGGCTCCGCGCCGGTCTCGCCGCCATCCCCGGCGTGCGGTTGCTCCGCATCTGGACCGACGCCCCCGACACCGTCGGCATCGTCGCTTTCACCCTGGACGGTTTCGTCCCCGGCCACGTCGCCGCCTACCTGTCCGCTGAACACGGCATCGGCGTCCGCGACGGCCGTTTCTGCGCCCACCCCTTGCTCGCCCGCCTCGAGCTCGACGGTGCCCTGCGCGCCAGCATCGGCCTCGGCACCACCTCGGCCGACATCGACCGCCTCGTCCAGGCCGTAGCCACCCTCGTCCACACCGGCCCCACCTGGAACTACGCCAGCACCAACGGCCTCTGGAACCCCACCCCCGAGACCCGGCCGTTCACTTCCCAAGCCCCGACCGGCGCCGCGCCCTGCCTTGTCGGCTGA